A region of Neovison vison isolate M4711 chromosome 7, ASM_NN_V1, whole genome shotgun sequence DNA encodes the following proteins:
- the MS4A1 gene encoding B-lymphocyte antigen CD20 — protein MTTSRNSMSGTFQADPMKGPTAMHPVQKIIPKRMTSVVGPTQNFFMRESKTMGAVQIMNGLFHLALGGLLMIHVDVYAPICITLWYPFWGGVMYIISGSLLAAADKNPRQNLAKGKMIMNSLSLFAAISGIIFLVMDIFNITISHFFKMENLNLAKVSMPYINIHNCEPANPADKNSLSIQYCDSIRSVFLGIFAVMMIFTFFQKLVTAGIVENEWKNLCSKPKSDVVVLLAAEEKKEQPIETTEDMVELTEVSSQPKNEEEIEIIPVQEEEEEMEINFQELPQDQEPSPIENDSIP, from the exons ATGACAACATCCAGAAATTCAATGAGTGGAACTTTCCAAGCAGATCCTATGAAAGGCCCTACTGCCATGCATCCTGTTCAAAAAATAATTCCCAAAAGGATGACTTCAGTGGTGGGCCCTACACAAAACTTCTTCATGAGGGAATCAAAAACAATGGGG GCTGTCCAGATTATGAATGGGCTCTTCCACCTTGCCCTAGGCGGTCTCCTGATGATTCACGTAGATGTCTATGCACCTATCTGTATAACTCTGTGGTACCCCTTCTGGGGAGGCGTTATG TATATCATTTCTGGATCACTCCTGGCTGCAGCGGACAAAAACCCCAGGCAGAATTTG GCCAAAGGGAAAATGATAATGAACTCATTGAGCCTCTTTGCTGCTATTTCTGGAATAATCTTTTTGGTAATGGATATATTTAACATTACCATTtcccacttttttaaaatggagaatttGAATCTTGCTAAAGTTTCCATGCCATATATTAACATACACAACTGTGAGCCAGCTAATCCCGCTGACAAAAACTCTCTGTCTATACAATATTGTGACAGCATACGATCTGTTTTCTTG GGCATTTTTGCCGTGATGATGATTTTTACCTTCTTCCAGAAACTTGTGACAGCTGGCATTGTTGAGAATGAATGGAAAAACCTGTGCTCCAAACCTAAATCT GATGTAGTTGTCCTGTTAgctgctgaagaaaaaaaagaacagccaaTTGAAACAACAGAAGACATGGTGGAGCTGACCGAAGTATCTTCCCAACCAAAGAATGAAGAAGAGATTGAAATTATTCctgtccaagaagaagaagaggaaatggaaataaacttTCAAGAACTTCCCCAGGACCAGGAACCTTCACCAATAGAAAATGACAGCATtccttaa